In one window of Electrophorus electricus isolate fEleEle1 chromosome 15, fEleEle1.pri, whole genome shotgun sequence DNA:
- the auts2b gene encoding autism susceptibility gene 2 protein yields MFSPTALPPPPLLTGSALAVAGAPPAAPYTEQDLLRQELNSRFLASQGMDRRTALTPPAYLRTEFHQHQHTHQHTHQHTFTPYPHPGILPGPAVPLFDKYPPKVDSFHRHSLFHPYPSGMPGLAPVLPPAGMFGSLQGAFQPKAHNPLDVVSRPGTMPRPLLQKESRFLDSVCPTPKKPGKWCAMHVHIAWQVYHHQQKIKKQIQIEPHKLDFGLKPDLLSRPLGSGFIGLVPQPRDLPRPSTIFSTAGPAHPMVSPYGHMPHAHTNVHTPPAHHESLNKPPAFGGLGTLSSTAFGGLGNPSLTPGSTQVSKDHKGAAVGTQETWNRLHQTPSSFPTPPVWPRGPDTEKASSTLERTTDKRDKEQHERDTKEKLNGTRPSPANTSPRGHKQMVEPARGMSPEPKDKERGRVQEQDPPSQSAEPEDQKHKESQQERREKAGKHDQRHEEKPSAEETLSPKHQRSEVERRGGEGSHWEPDAKRSRVETEPEARNSQVKVKEEKREDQEASEVKPLPKALEKLQPGPRTTATHPSSLLSMPVSVGVAAVPHSLDRTRLVSPFMGTSMLSGGERLPYPAQHWDPMRSLYRALDLPPKDPLPKELLLRADPLQRAHMGAPMFPREALLHPMALEQQRSQQEERQRLVLLREENERSRLLALHHATLEPHLAHPGLLPTAYPGPLLPRLGLPHPPPYGPLGKTLSAAGYIHTAPPPLLPALLPRMGSPRQTSSMVDRQDRAIARPGREGEAP; encoded by the exons ATGTTTTCTCCGACTGCCTTGCCACCCCCTCCGCTCTTGACAGGAAGTGCTCTAGCTGTGGCAGGTGCACCGCCAGCAGCTCCCTATACAG AGCAAGACCTGTTGCGTCAGGAGCTGAACTCGCGCTTCCTGGCCTCTCAGGGCATGGACCGAAGAACAGCACTGACGCCACCCGCCTACCTACGCACCGAGTTCCAccagcaccaacacacgcacCAGCACACGCACCAGCACACCTTCACGCCATACCCCCACCCGGGCATCCTGCCAGGCCCTGCCGTGCCCCTG TTTGACAAATACCCACCAAAAGTGGACAGCTTCCACAGGCACAGT CTGTTTCACCCCTACCCATCCGGGATGCCCGGGCTGGCTCCAGTACTGCCTCCAGCGGGAATGTTCGGCTCTTTGCAGGGAGCCTTTCAGCCCAAG GCCCATAATCCTCTAGACGTAGTCTCCAGACCTGGAACAATGCCCCGCCCACTCCTACAGAAAGAATCTAGA TTTCTGGACTCAGTGTGCCCCACACCTAAG aaaccaggGAAATGGTGTGCCATGCATGTTCACATAGCATGGCAAGTTTACCACCATCAGCAAAAAATAAAG AAGCAGATACAGATCGAGCCACATAAGCTGGACTTTGGGCTGAAGCCAGACCTCCTGAGTCGTCCCCTTGGTTCAGGCTTCATAGGGCTGGTCCCACAGCCGCGTGACTTACCGCGCCCTTCCACCATCTTCTCCACTGCTG GTCCCGCCCACCCCATGGTCTCTCCTTATGGCCACATGCCCCATGCCCACACCAACGTCCACACTCCTCCTGCTCATCATG AGTCTCTCAATAAGCCACCTGCTTTTGGGGGTTTGGGAACACTGAGTTCCACGGCATTTGGAGGACTTGGTAACCCATCGCTGA CTCCAGGTTCTACACAAGTGAGTAAAGACCATAAAGGAGCAGCAGTGGGGACTCAGGAGACCTGGAACAGACTGCATCAGACACCCTCCTCCTTTCCTACACCACCTGTATGGCCCCGAGGCCCTGACACCGAAAAGGCTTCATCCACACTGGAAAGAACGACAGAcaaaagagacaaagaacaaCATGAAAG GGACACAAAGGAGAAATTAAACGGGACACGCCCGTCGCCTGCTAACACTAGTCCACGGGGTCACAAGCAGATGGTAGAGCCAGCTAGAGGCATGTCCCCAGAGCCGAAAGACAAGGAACGAGGCAGAGTGCAAGAGCAGGATCCTCCCAGTCAGAGTGCGGAACCAGAGGACCAGAAGCACAAAGAGAGccagcaggagaggagagagaaggcagggAAGCACGACCAGCGCCATGAGGAGAAGCCCAGTGCTGAGGAGACTCTGTCGCCAAAACACCAGAGATCAGAGGTGGAGAGGCGTGGTGGCGAGGGGTCACACTGGGAGCCGGATGCAAAGAGGAGCAGAGTGGAGACTGAGCCCGAAGCAAGGAACAGCCAGGTGAAGGtaaaggaggagaagagggaggacCAGGAGGCCTCCGAAGTCAAGCCTCTTCCCAAGGCCTTGGAGAAACTGCAGCCAGGCCCCAGGACCACAGCCACACATCCGTCATCCCTGCTGTCCATGCCTGTGTCTGTAGGAGTTGCAGCAGTTCCCCACAGCCTCGACAGGACTCGTCTGGTGTCGCCCTTCATGGGGACAAGCATGCTTTCGGGCGGTGAGAGGCTGCCCTACCCTGCCCAGCACTGGGATCCAATGCGGAGTCTGTACAGGGCTCTGGACCTCCCTCCCAAGGACCCACTTCCCAAGGAGCTTCTGCTAAGGGCCGATCCTTTGCAGCGCGCCCACATGGGGGCGCCCATGTTCCCACGGGAGGCCCTCCTCCACCCAATGGCCCTGGAACAGCAGAGGAGCCAACAGGAGGAGCGTCAGCGTCTGGTGTTGCTGCGAGAGGAGAACGAGAGGAGTCGTCTTCTAGCGCTGCACCACGCCACTCTGGAGCCCCACCTAGCGCACCCAGGGCTCCTGCCCACCGCTTACCCcggccccctcctcccccgcCTGGGGCTGCCGCACCCACCGCCCTACGGCCCGCTTGGCAAGACTCTGTCCGCTGCTGgctacatacacacagctcCGCCCCCCCTACTGCCAGCTCTCCTGCCGCGGATGGGCTCTCCCAGACAGACTTCCTCCATGGTGGACAGGCAGGACAGAGCCATTGCCCGCCCtggcagagagggggaggcaCCATGA